A stretch of Allostreptomyces psammosilenae DNA encodes these proteins:
- a CDS encoding helix-turn-helix transcriptional regulator: MAIAKSERLMNLTLRLMTAKQPLSKKRLRHDIEAYREVAGDEAFNRMFERDKDELREMGLVIETAESPEDGEIGYRALRDVNALPEIDFDPEETAAIQLARRVWQHARMSQAATGAMHKLRAAGVDAEPEPETPLSTLEARIPVREEAFEPLLIAARDQRPVTFDYRRADSPVAEQRTVEPWALEFCRGRWYLAGYDRQREAPRVFRLSRITGKVKLRQGAFTAEVSDRLDVRAQVERFAGEGATSTARIRLRRGAAHPLRARALSVTPAGGPAADEWEEVSLPHGRGLGAWLAEFGPDVVVLEPAELREDVISRLRAVAGAAAPAPEPDQQTTRPSTEEARS, from the coding sequence ATGGCGATCGCCAAGTCCGAGCGTCTGATGAACCTCACGCTCCGCCTGATGACGGCGAAGCAGCCGCTCAGCAAGAAGCGGCTGCGGCACGACATCGAGGCGTACCGCGAGGTCGCGGGCGACGAGGCGTTCAACCGCATGTTCGAGCGCGACAAGGACGAGCTGCGGGAGATGGGCCTGGTCATCGAGACCGCGGAGAGCCCCGAGGACGGCGAGATCGGCTACCGCGCGCTGCGCGACGTCAACGCGCTGCCCGAGATCGACTTCGATCCCGAGGAGACCGCCGCCATCCAGCTGGCCCGGCGCGTCTGGCAGCACGCCCGGATGTCCCAGGCCGCCACCGGCGCCATGCACAAGCTGCGCGCGGCCGGGGTGGACGCCGAACCCGAGCCGGAGACGCCGCTGTCCACCCTGGAGGCGCGCATCCCGGTCCGCGAGGAGGCGTTCGAACCCCTGCTGATCGCCGCCCGCGACCAGCGGCCGGTGACCTTCGACTACCGCCGCGCCGACTCGCCCGTCGCCGAGCAGCGCACCGTCGAGCCGTGGGCGCTGGAGTTCTGCCGGGGCCGCTGGTACCTGGCCGGCTACGACCGGCAGCGCGAGGCCCCGCGGGTCTTCCGGCTGAGCCGGATCACCGGCAAGGTCAAACTGCGGCAGGGCGCCTTCACCGCCGAGGTCTCCGACCGGCTGGACGTGCGCGCCCAGGTGGAGCGGTTCGCCGGCGAGGGCGCCACCAGCACCGCCCGGATCCGGCTGCGCCGCGGCGCGGCCCACCCGCTGCGCGCCCGCGCCCTCTCCGTCACCCCCGCCGGCGGCCCCGCCGCCGACGAGTGGGAGGAGGTGTCGCTGCCGCACGGCCGCGGCCTCGGGGCCTGGCTGGCGGAGTTCGGCCCGGACGTCGTCGTGCTGGAACCCGCCGAGCTGCGCGAGGACGTCATCTCCCGGCTGCGCGCCGTCGCCGGGGCCGCCGCCCCGGCCCCGGAACCCGACCAGCAGACCACCCGCCCGAGCACCGAGGAGGCCCGGAGTTGA
- a CDS encoding helix-turn-helix transcriptional regulator, giving the protein MSHAIDQTRRLLSLVTHLRRHNGARVEDVARTFEISEEQLLADLQVLPFCGPSFRGGDLIDIETDGESIWWHNIDDLAPALRLSADEVVSLLVALRAVARLRGLSEADREAVHRAAAKLEEAAGDAAALAGRLAVTLEPKADVRAAVERALRQGRRLWLQYYTYGRDALTEREVDPIRLIDQGEHSYLRGWCHRAEDERSFRLDRVADVAVLDEPVRADRGVGEHLSEGLFRPDQELPRVVVEVTRAGRWVAEYYPPDEVEELPDGGLRIALRTPDPASMTRLALRLGADGRIVEPAGVADRAAELAGAALAQYDAVG; this is encoded by the coding sequence TTGAGCCACGCGATCGACCAGACCCGGCGGCTGCTCTCCCTCGTCACCCACCTGCGCCGGCACAACGGCGCCCGCGTGGAGGACGTGGCCCGGACCTTCGAGATCAGCGAGGAGCAGCTCCTCGCCGACCTGCAGGTGCTGCCCTTCTGCGGCCCGAGCTTCCGCGGCGGCGACCTGATCGACATCGAGACCGACGGCGAGTCGATCTGGTGGCACAACATCGACGACCTGGCGCCCGCCCTGCGGCTGTCCGCCGACGAGGTGGTCTCGCTGCTGGTGGCGCTGCGGGCGGTGGCCCGGCTGCGCGGCCTGAGCGAGGCGGACCGCGAGGCGGTGCACCGGGCCGCCGCCAAGCTGGAGGAGGCGGCCGGCGACGCCGCCGCGCTGGCCGGCCGGCTGGCGGTCACCCTGGAGCCCAAGGCCGACGTGCGGGCCGCCGTGGAGCGCGCGCTGCGCCAGGGGCGCCGGCTGTGGCTGCAGTACTACACCTACGGTCGGGACGCGCTCACCGAGCGCGAGGTGGACCCGATCCGGCTGATCGACCAGGGCGAGCACAGCTACCTGCGCGGCTGGTGCCACCGGGCGGAGGACGAGCGAAGCTTCCGGCTCGACCGGGTCGCCGACGTGGCCGTGCTCGACGAGCCGGTCAGGGCGGACCGCGGCGTGGGCGAGCACCTCTCCGAGGGCCTGTTCCGCCCCGACCAGGAGCTGCCGCGGGTGGTCGTCGAGGTCACCCGGGCCGGGCGGTGGGTGGCCGAGTACTACCCGCCGGACGAGGTGGAGGAGCTGCCCGACGGGGGACTGCGGATCGCGCTGCGCACCCCGGACCCGGCCTCGATGACCCGCCTGGCCCTGCGGCTGGGCGCGGACGGCCGGATCGTGGAGCCGGCCGGCGTGGCCGACCGGGCGGCGGAGCTCGCCGGCGCCGCGCTGGCCCAGTACGACGCGGTCGGCTGA
- the tatA gene encoding Sec-independent protein translocase subunit TatA, with amino-acid sequence MLGRLGPGEIVMIIIAVIILFGLFGAKRLPDAARSIGKSMRILRSETKAMREESKKDSDTPEPAAQPATVETQRTIQAAPGDVSTARVVSESGQATTPR; translated from the coding sequence ATGCTTGGAAGGCTCGGACCCGGCGAGATCGTCATGATCATCATCGCGGTGATCATCCTGTTCGGCCTCTTCGGCGCCAAGCGCCTGCCGGACGCCGCCCGCTCCATCGGCAAGTCCATGCGCATCCTGCGGAGCGAGACCAAGGCCATGCGCGAGGAGAGCAAGAAGGACTCCGACACCCCCGAGCCGGCCGCCCAGCCCGCGACGGTGGAGACCCAGCGGACCATCCAGGCCGCCCCCGGGGACGTCAGCACCGCCCGCGTCGTCTCCGAGTCCGGTCAGGCCACCACCCCGCGCTGA
- the tatC gene encoding twin-arginine translocase subunit TatC: MRTGLFKRGRKPKDPEGRMPFVEHLRELRNRLLICLAVVTVTTIGALFFYDPITNFLTAPVCDLNASQSDGTPDCGDVLVINGVLNPFSLMLQVSLAAGVVAAMPVILYQLWGFLAPGLHAHEKRYGLSFVGAGVPLFLIGGGFAYWMLPTALEVMLGFTPDNVSNLLPFDQYLTDFALRLVLVFGIACELPLVLVLLNFANLVSAQRMLSWWRWVIFGVFVFGAVATPTTDPVSMVLLAGPVTVLYGVALVVAFTNDRRRARRRAADPDTALDDDEASQLDLTPAPLDAPEALEAPIPAPAQAPGTVSRVNSHVDDDAT; the protein is encoded by the coding sequence ATGAGGACGGGGTTGTTCAAGCGCGGTCGCAAGCCGAAGGACCCGGAAGGGCGCATGCCCTTCGTGGAACACCTCAGGGAACTGCGCAACCGGCTGCTGATCTGCCTGGCCGTGGTCACGGTCACCACGATCGGGGCGCTGTTCTTCTACGACCCCATCACCAACTTCCTCACCGCCCCGGTCTGCGACCTGAACGCCAGCCAGTCCGACGGCACCCCGGACTGCGGTGACGTCCTGGTCATCAACGGCGTGCTCAACCCCTTCTCGCTGATGCTCCAGGTCTCGCTGGCCGCCGGCGTGGTGGCGGCCATGCCGGTGATCCTCTACCAGCTGTGGGGGTTCCTCGCGCCCGGGCTGCACGCCCACGAGAAGCGCTACGGCCTGTCGTTCGTCGGCGCAGGGGTGCCGCTGTTCCTGATCGGTGGCGGCTTCGCCTACTGGATGCTGCCCACGGCCCTGGAGGTGATGCTCGGCTTCACCCCGGACAACGTCTCCAACCTCCTGCCGTTCGACCAGTACCTCACCGACTTCGCGCTCCGTCTCGTCCTGGTCTTCGGCATCGCCTGCGAGCTGCCCCTGGTGCTGGTGCTGCTGAACTTCGCGAACCTGGTCAGCGCCCAGCGGATGCTGTCCTGGTGGCGCTGGGTGATCTTCGGCGTCTTCGTCTTCGGCGCCGTCGCCACCCCCACCACCGACCCGGTCAGCATGGTCCTGCTCGCCGGCCCGGTCACCGTCCTGTACGGCGTGGCCCTCGTGGTGGCCTTCACCAACGACCGCCGGCGGGCCCGGCGGCGGGCCGCCGACCCGGACACCGCCCTGGACGACGACGAGGCCTCCCAGCTCGACCTCACACCCGCCCCGCTCGACGCCCCCGAGGCCCTGGAGGCGCCCATCCCGGCGCCGGCCCAGGCGCCCGGCACGGTGTCCCGGGTCAACTCCCACGTGGACGACGACGCCACGTGA
- a CDS encoding DEAD/DEAH box helicase — translation MRLHHTPPQNPADPTAGAPAGGTTPGGAPEGPVAPPAGTVPAGTVPVDVPEDDDTEALSPAERYARAQRRAAEARTQLAGFRALYDFPLDPFQIEACQALEAGSGVLVAAPTGSGKTIVGEFAVHLALAEGRKCFYTTPIKALSNQKFADLTRRYGPGTVGLLTGDNSINPEAPVVVMTTEVLRNMLYAGSSTLRGLGYVVMDEVHYLSDRFRGAVWEEVIIHLPESVTLVSLSATVSNAEEFGDWLDTVRGDTKVIVSEHRPVPLWQHVLAGNRMHDLFVTTPDGAQDSRQVNPELVRHAREQQRPARPHERAKMRAADRERERRRRSRAWTPSRVEVIDRLDAEGLLPAITFIFSRAGCEAAVQQCVASGLRLNNRDERQRVRRLVEERTAELPDEDLHVLGYFEFVDALERGFAAHHAGMLPTFKEIVEELFVSGLVKAVFATETLALGINMPARSVVLEKLVKWNGETHADITPGEYTQLTGRAGRRGIDIEGHAVVLWQQGMDPKAVAGLAGARTYPLRSSFKPSYNMAVNLVGQFGRQRSRELLETSFAQFQADRSVVGLARQVQRNEEGLEGYREAMTCHLGDFTEYAALRRQLKDRETELSRHGANQRRLAAVTALERLRPGDVIHVPTGRYAGLAVVLDPGLPPQGRPGARPEYADGPRPLVLTAQRQVKRLALVDFPVPAEPVERLRIPRSFNPRSPQARRDLASALYNKAGHLEPERRRRRGRAEAADDERIAELRAAIRQHPCHGCSDREDHARWAERFYRLQRDTQALERRMRGRTHTIARTFDRVCSLLGALDYIDGDKVTEDGRRLGRLYGELDLLASECLREGVWEGLAPAELVACASALVYESRQGDDAFAPRLPEGGSRRALDDMIRIWGRLDALEKDHGLSQSEDYSGQRQPDLGFAWPAYRWAKGHGLDAVLRDAELPAGDFVRWMKQIIDVLGQIAEAAPEGGSVRPTARKAVDLLRRGVVAYSSVG, via the coding sequence ATGCGACTCCACCACACTCCGCCCCAGAACCCCGCCGACCCCACGGCCGGCGCGCCGGCTGGTGGCACCACCCCCGGCGGCGCCCCCGAGGGCCCGGTGGCCCCGCCGGCCGGCACCGTCCCGGCCGGCACCGTCCCGGTCGACGTCCCCGAGGACGACGACACCGAGGCGCTCAGCCCCGCGGAGCGCTACGCCCGCGCCCAGCGCCGGGCGGCCGAGGCGCGCACCCAGCTCGCCGGCTTCCGAGCGCTGTACGACTTCCCCCTCGACCCCTTCCAGATCGAGGCGTGCCAGGCCCTGGAGGCCGGCAGCGGCGTCCTGGTCGCCGCGCCGACCGGATCCGGCAAGACCATCGTCGGCGAGTTCGCCGTGCACCTGGCCCTGGCCGAGGGCCGCAAGTGCTTCTACACCACGCCGATCAAGGCGCTGTCGAACCAGAAGTTCGCCGACCTCACCCGCCGCTACGGCCCGGGCACGGTCGGCCTGCTCACCGGTGACAACAGCATCAACCCCGAGGCGCCGGTGGTCGTGATGACCACCGAGGTGCTGCGGAACATGCTCTACGCCGGGTCCTCCACCCTGCGCGGGCTGGGCTACGTGGTCATGGACGAGGTGCACTACCTCTCCGACCGGTTCCGCGGCGCGGTGTGGGAGGAGGTCATCATCCACCTCCCGGAGTCGGTGACCCTGGTCTCGCTCTCCGCGACCGTCTCCAACGCCGAGGAGTTCGGCGACTGGCTGGACACCGTCCGCGGCGACACCAAGGTCATCGTCTCCGAGCACCGCCCCGTCCCGCTGTGGCAGCACGTGCTCGCCGGCAACCGCATGCACGACCTGTTCGTCACCACCCCGGACGGCGCCCAGGACTCCCGCCAGGTCAACCCCGAGCTGGTCCGCCACGCCCGCGAGCAGCAGCGCCCGGCCCGCCCGCACGAGCGGGCCAAGATGCGCGCCGCCGACCGCGAGCGGGAGCGGCGCCGCCGCTCCCGCGCCTGGACGCCCAGTCGGGTCGAGGTGATCGACCGGCTGGACGCCGAGGGGCTGCTCCCGGCGATCACCTTCATCTTCTCCCGGGCCGGCTGCGAGGCGGCCGTGCAGCAGTGCGTGGCCTCCGGGCTGCGGCTGAACAACCGCGACGAGCGCCAGCGGGTGCGCCGCCTGGTCGAGGAGCGGACCGCGGAGCTGCCGGACGAGGACCTGCACGTCCTGGGCTACTTCGAGTTCGTCGACGCCCTGGAGCGCGGTTTCGCCGCCCACCACGCCGGCATGCTGCCCACCTTCAAGGAGATCGTGGAGGAGCTGTTCGTCTCCGGCCTGGTCAAGGCGGTCTTCGCCACCGAGACCCTGGCCCTCGGGATCAACATGCCGGCCCGCTCCGTGGTGCTGGAGAAGCTGGTCAAGTGGAACGGCGAGACCCACGCCGACATCACCCCCGGCGAGTACACCCAGCTCACCGGCCGCGCCGGCCGCCGCGGCATCGACATCGAGGGCCACGCGGTGGTGCTCTGGCAGCAGGGCATGGACCCCAAGGCGGTGGCGGGCCTCGCCGGCGCCCGGACGTACCCGCTGCGCTCCTCCTTCAAGCCCTCCTACAACATGGCGGTCAACCTCGTCGGCCAGTTCGGCCGCCAGCGCTCCCGCGAGCTGCTGGAGACCTCCTTCGCGCAGTTCCAGGCGGACCGCTCCGTGGTGGGCCTGGCCCGGCAGGTGCAGCGCAACGAGGAGGGGCTGGAGGGCTACCGCGAGGCGATGACCTGCCACCTCGGCGACTTCACCGAGTACGCCGCGCTGCGCCGCCAGCTCAAGGACCGCGAGACGGAACTGTCCCGGCACGGCGCCAACCAGCGCCGGCTGGCCGCCGTCACCGCCCTGGAGCGGCTGCGGCCCGGCGACGTCATCCACGTGCCCACCGGCCGCTACGCCGGCCTCGCCGTGGTGCTGGATCCGGGCCTGCCGCCGCAGGGCCGCCCCGGCGCGCGCCCGGAGTACGCCGACGGCCCGCGCCCGCTGGTGCTCACCGCGCAGCGGCAGGTCAAGCGGCTGGCCCTGGTGGACTTCCCGGTGCCGGCCGAGCCGGTGGAGCGGCTGCGCATCCCGCGCTCCTTCAATCCGCGCAGCCCGCAGGCGCGCCGCGATCTGGCCTCGGCCCTGTACAACAAGGCCGGGCACCTGGAGCCGGAGCGCCGGCGGCGCCGCGGCCGGGCGGAGGCGGCCGACGACGAGCGGATCGCCGAGCTGCGCGCGGCGATCCGGCAGCACCCCTGCCACGGCTGCTCGGACCGCGAGGACCACGCCCGGTGGGCGGAGCGGTTCTACCGCCTGCAGCGCGACACCCAGGCGCTGGAGCGCCGGATGCGCGGGCGCACCCACACCATCGCGCGGACCTTCGACCGGGTCTGCTCGCTGCTGGGCGCCCTGGACTACATCGACGGCGACAAGGTCACCGAGGACGGCCGGCGGCTGGGCCGGCTCTACGGCGAGCTGGACCTGCTGGCCTCGGAGTGCCTGCGCGAGGGGGTCTGGGAGGGGCTGGCCCCGGCGGAGCTGGTGGCCTGCGCCTCCGCGCTGGTCTACGAGTCCCGGCAGGGCGACGACGCCTTCGCGCCGCGGCTGCCGGAGGGCGGCTCGCGGCGGGCGCTGGACGACATGATCCGGATATGGGGGAGGCTGGACGCGCTGGAGAAGGACCACGGACTGTCCCAGTCCGAGGACTACTCCGGCCAGCGGCAGCCGGACCTCGGGTTCGCCTGGCCGGCCTACCGCTGGGCGAAGGGGCACGGGCTGGACGCGGTGCTGCGGGACGCGGAGCTGCCCGCCGGCGACTTCGTGCGCTGGATGAAGCAGATCATCGACGTGCTCGGGCAGATCGCCGAGGCGGCGCCGGAGGGCGGCTCGGTGCGGCCCACCGCGCGCAAGGCGGTGGACCTGCTGCGGCGCGGCGTGGTCGCCTACTCCTCGGTGGGCTGA
- a CDS encoding 5'-3' exonuclease — MLLDSASLYFRAYYGVPESVRAPDGTPVNAVRGLLDFVARLVTDHSPTDLVACMDADWRPAWRVELVPSYKTHRVAPEAAGAPATTGEDALPEAVPDTLAPQVPVIEAVLDALGIRRIGVAGYEADDVIGTLATGADMPVDVVTGDRDLFQLVDDARGVRVLYPVKGVGSLQAYDEAALREKYGIASGAAYADLALLRGDPSDGLPGVPGIGEKTAAKLLAAHGDIDGVMAAANDPSSRLPAAQRRRLQENRGYLAAARPVVRVARDVPLPEGHTALPRRPRDPDAVLALAERWGLGGSLRRLVDALAARPE, encoded by the coding sequence ATGCTGCTGGACTCCGCCTCGCTGTACTTCCGCGCGTACTACGGGGTGCCCGAGTCGGTGCGCGCGCCCGACGGGACCCCGGTCAACGCCGTGCGCGGCCTGCTGGACTTCGTCGCCCGGCTGGTGACCGACCACTCCCCCACCGACCTGGTCGCCTGCATGGACGCCGACTGGCGCCCCGCCTGGCGGGTGGAGCTGGTGCCGAGCTACAAGACCCACCGGGTCGCGCCGGAGGCCGCGGGGGCCCCGGCCACCACCGGGGAGGACGCCCTGCCGGAGGCCGTGCCGGACACCCTCGCGCCCCAGGTCCCGGTGATCGAGGCGGTGCTGGACGCCCTCGGGATCCGCCGGATCGGCGTGGCCGGCTACGAGGCCGACGACGTCATCGGCACGCTGGCGACCGGGGCCGACATGCCGGTCGACGTCGTCACCGGAGACCGCGACCTCTTCCAGCTCGTCGACGACGCGCGCGGTGTCCGCGTGCTCTACCCGGTCAAGGGCGTCGGCAGCCTCCAGGCGTACGACGAGGCCGCGCTGCGGGAGAAGTACGGCATCGCCTCCGGAGCGGCCTACGCCGATCTCGCCCTGCTGCGCGGCGATCCCAGCGACGGCCTGCCGGGCGTGCCCGGGATCGGCGAGAAGACCGCCGCCAAGCTGCTGGCCGCCCACGGCGACATCGACGGCGTCATGGCCGCCGCCAACGACCCCTCCTCCCGCCTCCCCGCCGCCCAGCGCAGACGGCTCCAGGAGAACCGCGGCTACCTGGCCGCGGCCCGGCCCGTGGTGCGCGTCGCCCGCGACGTCCCGCTGCCCGAGGGCCACACCGCCCTGCCGCGCCGGCCCCGGGATCCGGACGCCGTGCTGGCCCTGGCCGAGCGCTGGGGGCTCGGCGGCTCGCTGCGCCGCCTGGTGGACGCCCTGGCCGCCCGCCCGGAGTGA
- a CDS encoding quaternary amine ABC transporter ATP-binding protein: MLQAEHVYKVFGRRPQEAVRRLRQGADRNELREDGVTAAVIDASFEVSRGEIFVVMGLSGSGKSTLLRMLNGLSEPTAGRVLFDGQDLTALSPARLRHVRSRRISMVFQHFALFPHRSVLENAAYGLQVQGVAGAERARRAAEALELVGLGGWEKAWPDELSGGMQQRVGLARALATDADLLLMDESFSALDPLIRRDMQDQLLEIQHSLRKTIVFITHDLNEAMRLGDRIAVMRDGRIVQLGTAEDILVDPANDYVASFVQDVDRSRVLTASSIMEEPKVMVGAQDGPRAALRTLRTHQASAAFVVERGRRLLGTVADAAVTTAARAAGERAGKDGEVVMRDLATGNVATVTPDTPLAELFTPASRTDVPLAVVEDHRLVGVIPRVTLLAALGDEPAGVVGTDTAADHPTPAAPAPPAPRAPEAARPASADDDKEVLGAQA, from the coding sequence ATGCTCCAGGCCGAGCACGTCTACAAAGTCTTCGGACGACGACCACAGGAGGCCGTACGCAGACTGCGGCAGGGGGCCGACCGGAACGAGCTGCGGGAGGACGGCGTCACCGCCGCCGTCATCGACGCCTCCTTCGAGGTCAGCCGCGGGGAGATCTTCGTGGTGATGGGCCTGTCGGGTTCCGGCAAGTCCACCCTGCTGCGCATGCTGAACGGGCTCTCCGAGCCGACGGCCGGCCGCGTGCTCTTCGACGGCCAGGACCTCACCGCCCTGTCGCCGGCCCGGCTGCGGCACGTCCGGTCCCGCCGGATCAGCATGGTGTTCCAGCACTTCGCGCTCTTCCCGCACCGCAGCGTGCTGGAGAACGCCGCCTACGGTCTCCAGGTCCAGGGCGTCGCCGGCGCGGAGCGCGCGCGACGCGCCGCCGAGGCCCTGGAGCTGGTCGGCCTGGGCGGCTGGGAGAAGGCGTGGCCGGACGAGCTCTCCGGCGGCATGCAGCAGCGCGTGGGGCTGGCCCGCGCACTGGCCACCGACGCCGACCTGCTGCTGATGGACGAGTCCTTCAGCGCGCTCGACCCGCTGATCCGCCGGGACATGCAGGACCAGCTGCTGGAGATCCAGCACAGCCTGCGCAAGACCATCGTCTTCATCACCCACGACCTCAACGAGGCCATGCGGCTCGGCGACCGCATCGCGGTCATGCGGGACGGCCGGATCGTCCAGCTCGGCACCGCCGAGGACATCCTGGTCGACCCGGCGAACGACTACGTGGCCAGCTTCGTGCAGGACGTGGACCGCAGCCGGGTGCTCACCGCCTCCTCGATCATGGAGGAGCCCAAGGTCATGGTCGGCGCCCAGGACGGGCCGCGCGCGGCCCTGCGCACCCTGCGCACCCACCAGGCCTCCGCCGCCTTCGTGGTGGAGCGCGGACGCCGACTGCTCGGCACCGTCGCCGACGCTGCGGTCACCACGGCCGCCCGCGCCGCCGGGGAGCGGGCCGGCAAGGACGGTGAGGTGGTGATGCGGGACCTGGCGACCGGGAACGTCGCCACGGTCACCCCGGACACCCCGCTCGCCGAGCTGTTCACCCCCGCCTCCCGCACCGACGTGCCGCTGGCCGTGGTCGAGGACCACCGCCTGGTGGGTGTCATCCCGCGGGTCACCCTGCTCGCGGCGCTCGGCGACGAGCCGGCGGGCGTCGTGGGCACCGACACCGCCGCCGACCACCCCACGCCGGCGGCCCCGGCCCCGCCGGCCCCGCGGGCGCCGGAAGCCGCGCGGCCCGCGTCCGCCGACGACGACAAGGAGGTGCTCGGTGCCCAGGCTTGA